The following coding sequences are from one Salvia hispanica cultivar TCC Black 2014 chromosome 3, UniMelb_Shisp_WGS_1.0, whole genome shotgun sequence window:
- the LOC125209657 gene encoding photosystem I subunit O-like, with amino-acid sequence LVLGFLKSPVAARNPLKLAQASGGKFTCFERDWLRRDLNVIGFGLIGWIAPSSIPAINGNSLTGLFFSSIGTELAHFPSGPALDSPFWLWLVLWHLGLFLSLTFGQIGFKGRTENYF; translated from the exons cTTGTCTTAGGGTTCCTAAAGTCTCCTGTGGCAGCAAGGAATCCCCTAAAGCTAGCACAAGCCTCAGGAGGAAAATTCACatg CTTTGAAAGAGATTGGCTGAGAAGAGACCTAAACGTGATCGGTTTCGGTTTGATCGGTTGGATTGCACCATCGAGCATTCCCGCCATCAATGGCAACAGCTTGACGGGGCTTTTCTTCTCAAGCATCGGCACCGAGCTCGCCCACTTTCCCTCGGGCCCGGCCCTCGATTCCCCTTTCTG GCTATGGTTGGTGCTGTGGCATTTGGGACTCTTTTTGTCCCTCACTTTTGGTCAAATTGGGTTCAAAGGAAGGACTGAGAATTACTTTTGA